Below is a window of Apodemus sylvaticus chromosome 5, mApoSyl1.1, whole genome shotgun sequence DNA.
AAAACTGGATAAAATAGCCATGGACTTAACAAGCTTATTGCATCAGGTATTTTGTGATTGTGGTGAGTTCGTGATTAATACAGCATCTTTAATATGGTTGACACACATAATTAGGTTACTCTTGGGTGAAGAGTTAAGTACCTGCTCAGCTACTTGCCCTCTGGGCaagcttcccccccaccccccatgaagGTCTGGCAAAAATTGAAGCTAATTATTCTGTATTGATGCTAATTATTCTATTTGATTCTTTTCCTAGCCTGGAGCTCTGGGAATCTGCCTAAGTCTTTCTGTATCCTTCTACTTATTTATCTATAActcaaggatacacagagaaagcccaggagattatttttttcttgataaaatCCAAAGCCTCAGAGATGTGGGCTATTTATCTAGTGCCTGAGTAATCTAAGGACTGATAGAGGTCAGAGGGAGCTGGGAGCTCTTGGTAGGCAAGGTGTGTCTTTGTATCTGTATGTCTCTGCATATGAACTCTgtatattttttctctctcttcctgtgcatatccatctatcatctatctactatgtactatctatctatctatctatctatctatctatctatctatctatctatctatctatctatctatctatctatctccatatTTTATTGCTTGTAAAATGTGGCATTTTATTGCTTGTAAAATGTGGCATTTTATTGCttgtaaaatgttaatatatttacTCTGTGAGATTtgcccatggtgtgtgtgtgtgtgtgtgtgtgtgtgtgtgtgtgtgtgttatgtaacTGACTAGTTTTTTCCTTTCTAGATGCAGAACACACAAGTCTGAATTGGGCCCTTGAGTGTTTGCCATTTATATGTGTCCAAAtcagttcattttatttaaaatatttgccaTGTTTCCATTTGGTTAACTCCTTCAGTTTTATCTATGGGCAGACACAATCAAGTAGAGGATAGTGAAATTTCTGAATACAATATGTATTCAGCAGTCTGAAACTGTTTTctatatttgcttgttttttagacATGTGGGTATGCGTGCTTGCATTTTATATGAATCATATTTGGTATATAATTGCATGTCATTGaaaggggtggtgtgtgtgtgtgtgtgtgtgtgtgtgtgtgtatgtgtgtgtgtgtgtgtgtgtgtgtgtgtttccatttgGATTATTCAGAGGTAATGTTTATGTGATATTCTAGTGAGTGGAAATGGCTCAAAGATTCACTGAATGAACACCATTATGTATATTAGGAACAGGTTAGGGGGGACCTGAATTGTTCTGAGTAGGGATCCATGTATGTACCATggatattttttttgtttcctgagGATTCAAGGCACGTGTATGGTATTGACATTTTTTATGTCTTTTCAATGATATATTTGACTTTGAACTTTGGttgtcttgtgtgtgtgcctatgtgtttgtgttcctgtgtatgtatctgtgtctatatTCAGAGTATGATCTTATCCCTCTGAGACGTAAttgctatttatttttgaatgtgCTGTGCTGCTTTTTAAGTGTCTACATGTGAGTTTTAGAATTATtaatatgttttatgtaaaatattacatattatttatgaCACTTTTGTTATAACTCTGTGGATCCCATCCCTTGTTTAGGACAACTGTAGCTGGTAAGAAGTCACAGATCAACAACTCaagtgtttgcatgtatgtgtgcatgtacaataaatgtctattttattggTGTGTTTTGAGACTCTGATTGGTCTTTAAAAGTCAATTATCTCCTTCATAGTGTTTCAATAGTTGTAATTCTGCATTGGGCAGACAGGATCCATATTTATTTCATTACCATGCAGCTCTTATGATAAGAGATCAGCATCAGTAAACCATAATTGTTTCTAATCTCCAGTATGGGTCCTGTACATTTTTTTGTGGTAGTATCTTGTTCTGTTTAGAAGTAGATTCCTCAGTACTCAAGGACAGTGACCAGCCAAATGTTACAGACATATCTTGAGACATAAATGAACCAGTgtatgaaataaattattcaatACAATGTTTGGTATATGGTAGTCAGTAAGAAGAAATTATTATTGTCTTTCTCCACATACAATGTTTGGCTGGTGGTGGCTCATTAGTTTACTGTTATGTAGGGAAAGAACACATAGAAACCAGAGAAAACTTGCCTTTCAGACTTGCTCTCACACCTCACAGTCATAGGCTGACTTCTGCCTGCAAGATCTTACCTACAGTATCCTGTCAGGGTTTGTGAGTGCTTTCCTTTGGCTTCCTGAGGTGATACAGAATCTGTTAGTGAGGAGCCATTGTACTGGCATCTGATCTCCATTTTTATTGGGAACCATGCCTGGTAATAACCTGTGTCCTGGTGAAGGTGCAAATGCCTGAAAGATGACTCTTTGCAATGCCCATCTAAGACATATAACCTCTCATAACATCTCTGTCTAAGGTCAAGttcaatttatttgtttattttttctctcctAGCAACCcaatctctgcatgtgtgtgaatgcagtcATGTCACAGAGTGGgtatgcaggtcagaggacagcttgaagttggttttctcctttacCACATTGTTCTTGGGATCAAAATCAGGCCATTATGTTTGGTGGCAAGTGGCTTTACCCACTCAACCAGTGTAGATAATTTTCACAATGttgcaatcctttaatacagtgccatatgttctggtaatccccaactacaaaactattttctttgctattttgtAACTTTGCTACTCTTATGATTCATAATGTAAATTTTTTGGAGATAGCAGTCATGACTGACAGGTTGTGAAGCATTGTGACCATCTTGCTGGTctcaaatacatatttattgctTTGAAAGAAATTATAACCTTTAAATCTCTCATGAACTGTATGATGTATGAAGTATGAGTGGCACCATTTGTAGggcttttgaaaaaatattgtgGGCATTGTATAGCACCTTTGGATACTTCATTGAGTGAGAAATGTGATTTCTGTTAGGAATGACTAAAGCACAGTGTCAAGCAGACATTGTGATTTGACCTGGTACACTTGCTTGCAGATGACTTAGAAGccctaaatttatttatttactgcttTTCGAATTAGATATggtctttatttacatctcaaatgttgtcccctttccttgtcctCCCCCAAAAGTCTTGtaacccatctctcctcctcctgttcccccatcaacccACTCatgcttccctgtactggtattcccctacactaaaGCTTTGAGCTTTCCCAAGACCAAcggcatctcctccctttgatttccaacaaggtcatcctctgctgtctatgtgtctggagccatgggtaactccatgtgtactctttggtggatggtttagtccctgggagctctgggggtattgggtggctcatattgctgttccttctatggtgctgcaaatcccttctgctcattgggtcctttctctagctcctccaatggggattctgtgctcagcccaatggctggctgagagcgtcctcctctgtatttatcatgcactAGCATAtcatcccaggtgacagctatatcaggctccagtcagcaagtgcttacgggcatccacaatagtgtctgggttttgtaactgtatatgtggggcagtctctggatggcctttccctcagactctgctccacatttttctctgtatctccttctgtgggtattttgttcccccttctaagaaggagcaggatatccatactttgttcttcccccttcttgaacatcatttgatctgtgaattgtgtcttgggtattccaagcttctggactaatatccacttatcagtgaatgcatactgtgtgtgctcttttgtgtttgtgttacctcacttaggacgatattttccagttccagccatttgcctaaatatttcattaattcattttttaaaaatatcaaagtagtagtccattgtgtaaatgtaccacattttcttattcaatgttaaaatgaatataataacaCATGTCTGGTAGGACCATGGTGAAAATTGaattagaaaatgtttacaaatcACTAAGATCAGCATTCGATGCTAATTTAATGTTACCTTGGAAAGAAGATCTGCACACTTTTGGTAAAAGGTAATTTGGAAGGAATCAGAACAGTTGAgactttaataattattttttttgacCTAaagtgttttacatttttaaaaagtaattaataattACCACACAACTATTTATATTTGATTATAGTAAAATTGGACATATGAGATTTTACAGtattttcttcttatattttttccaAGAGGAGCTAGTTTGTGTTgcagaaaagaaagtaaataattcttaattcttggagttattattataatttttcttttattttttattattatttaaatttgtttacatttcatatgttatcccctgtagtggctattcctggttgtaaacttgactatatctggaatgaactacagtctagaattggaaggctcacctatgatcctaatttggaggctcagagatataagtttctgacctggatcttggtatggagatcttgaagcatagtggctaagacaaggagatctccgagttcaagatcatctgggattaaaggcatggatgcacacacctttaatatgggccacactctctgctggagatctacagcctttaatctgggctacacactggctggagatatataaggacatcggaagaaggaagatttactcactcttccttgcctgcttgcctcgtgggactgagcaactgctagatccttggacttccatccacagctgctgctgcccattttgggggaattggactatagactgtaagtcatcaacaaattccctaactatatagagactccccatacattctgtgactctagagaacccccAACTAATACATCCCCCTTGCCAGTTTCCCTCctaccttctccccctccccctgcctctatgaggagtTGCTTCCCCACCAACTTACCCACTCTcacctcagtgccctagcatttccctatgctGTGTCAATagcttggaaaaacaaacaaacaaacaaacaaacaaacatatctcCTCATGTAATGTTGATGGATGTGTATTTCTTACTGTACATTTCCTATTTCAGAGTAAAATACTGATACTCTCttgattaaaaatacaatttCCTACACAGAGACCTGACTATTTGTTCCCTGTTATTGTTCATGTCCTTAAACATGAGTATGTGATGGTATCAAGACTATAACTAAATATGAGTTAGGAAAccttagtttctttggaaagattttttaatataaatataaataatataaaggcGAGATATACCACTGATGTTAGAGTAGgagatgtttattttctattcatgCACTAAAAAATATCAAGAGAAGCATTGTGGATGttaagaatggaggagtgactaATTGGTGGGTATGAAGTTCAGCAAGGCACATGACatacttaataaaaatatctttatgaaaTCCATCAGTAATATTTACTGATATTAAGCATTTAGAAAAACAGGAATAaatttctgtttcaaaacaagcaaaaatccctccaaaatatacatttaaaatgaggTATAATATGCTATATAGACTATGAATAGCAGGATTCTTATTATTGTAGGACAGTTAAGGAATTAACTTTTCATATCATTTGTGAATTACTGAAAGAAGCTTCTTTTAAGtagaaactaaatagaaactaAATTGTGAAAAATTCTTCAGCCTTATATACACGCTAATTAATTACTTGCATCTAAAGCAAAGAAGAATCATATAGACAAGATGATTACAATAATATCATAGTTATTTTCCTTGGTGTTTCATCATTTTTCTAATTCCCACCAGCGACAAGAGAATCATGAGGTTGGAGAACCAGAGCACTGTGTTCGAGTTCCTCCTCCTGGGGCTTCCCATCAGACCAGAGCAGCAGAATGTCTTCTTCACCCTGTTCCTGGCCATGTACCTGACAACTGTGCTGGGGAACCTGCTCATCATCCTGCTCATCAGGCTGGACTCTCAcctccacacccccatgtacttcttcctcagtcaCTTGGCCTTCACAGACATCTCTTTCTCATCTGTTACAGTTCCCAGAGTGTTGATGAATATCCAGGCTCAGCAGCATTCCATCTCTTACAAGGGATGCATCTCtcagatgtatttttttattctgtttggcTGCCTGGACAATTTCCTTCTTGCAGTGATGGCCTATGACAGGTATGTGGCCATCTGTCATCCACTGCACTACATCACTGTCATGAGAGAGGAGCTCTGTGTCTGCCTAGTCGCTGGGTCCTGGTTCTTCTGCTGTGTCCATGCCCTGCTGCACACCCTCCT
It encodes the following:
- the LOC127684135 gene encoding olfactory receptor 1J4-like, with the protein product MRLENQSTVFEFLLLGLPIRPEQQNVFFTLFLAMYLTTVLGNLLIILLIRLDSHLHTPMYFFLSHLAFTDISFSSVTVPRVLMNIQAQQHSISYKGCISQMYFFILFGCLDNFLLAVMAYDRYVAICHPLHYITVMREELCVCLVAGSWFFCCVHALLHTLLLIQLSFCASNIVPNFFCDLTALLKLSCSDISLNKLVIFTEGGLLFILPLSIIMGSYILIGSTALKAPSTKRLIKTFSTCGSHLLVVSLYYGTVAGEYFFSSLQNSSDRDIVASIMYAVVTPFLNPFIYSLRNRDIKQALEIIVTRISCFK